One stretch of Thermococcus sp. 21S9 DNA includes these proteins:
- a CDS encoding FumA C-terminus/TtdB family hydratase beta subunit, which yields MAVKLRTPLSMEDVLRLKAGDVVYLSGEIITARDSAHRRILSLQREELPFEPEGAVIYHCGPVVRKTGEGYEVVSAGPTTSARMNPYLDGVLDLGIRGIIGKGGMKAEPFRGRGVYFAFTGGAGSLGAKSVKHVKAVHWLDLGTPEALWVLEVEDFPLIVAIDAHGNSLYR from the coding sequence GCATGGAGGACGTCCTTAGACTAAAGGCCGGAGACGTCGTTTACCTGTCAGGGGAAATCATAACCGCGAGGGACTCGGCCCACAGGCGGATTCTGAGCCTGCAGAGGGAGGAACTGCCCTTCGAGCCCGAGGGGGCCGTAATCTACCACTGCGGGCCCGTTGTGAGAAAAACCGGGGAGGGCTACGAGGTAGTCTCGGCCGGGCCGACGACAAGCGCGAGAATGAACCCCTACCTCGACGGGGTTCTTGACCTGGGCATCAGGGGGATAATCGGGAAGGGAGGAATGAAAGCTGAACCGTTCAGGGGCAGAGGGGTTTACTTCGCCTTCACAGGGGGAGCTGGCTCGCTCGGGGCAAAGAGCGTAAAGCACGTTAAGGCCGTCCACTGGCTCGACCTTGGAACGCCAGAGGCCCTCTGGGTCCTTGAGGTGGAGGATTTCCCTTTGATTGTTGCCATAGATGCGCACGGGAACTCGCTCTACCGGTAG
- a CDS encoding NADP-dependent malic enzyme, whose product MDANDFHRGNFIGNGKIEVIPKVPLTRETLPLAYTPGVAEVSREISEKPGKVFEYTNRGNTIAVVSDGTRVLGLGDIGPLSALPVMEGKALLFKAFGGVDAFPLVLAEKDPERFIDVVKAVSPSFGGINLEDIASPKCFYILDRLRKELDIPVFHDDQQGTASVVLAGLINALKVVGKKLDEISVALFGAGSAGFATLRLIVKAGVKPENVRVVELIDGEPRILTQDLPLEELFPYRGELLAKTNGDGIEGGPAEALRGADVLISFTRPGPGVIKPEWIRLMADDAIVFPLANPVPEILPEDAKKAGARIVATGRSDYPNQINNLLGFPAIFRGALDVRARTITDGMIIEASKAMASVIEPSEEEIIPSPFHPDVHPAVAKAVAEEAMKEGVARVHVNPEEVAERLRKWREFYSRFVVPMNEERRAYR is encoded by the coding sequence ATGGACGCGAATGATTTTCACAGGGGCAACTTCATCGGCAATGGCAAAATAGAGGTAATCCCGAAGGTTCCGCTCACGAGGGAAACCCTTCCCTTAGCCTACACCCCTGGCGTCGCCGAGGTCTCGCGCGAGATATCTGAGAAGCCCGGGAAAGTCTTTGAATACACCAACAGGGGCAACACGATAGCGGTCGTAAGCGACGGAACGAGGGTTTTAGGTCTCGGAGACATCGGGCCCCTTAGTGCGCTTCCTGTGATGGAGGGCAAGGCCCTGCTCTTCAAGGCCTTCGGTGGCGTTGACGCCTTTCCGCTCGTTTTAGCAGAGAAGGACCCTGAAAGGTTCATCGATGTCGTTAAAGCCGTCTCCCCGTCCTTCGGTGGGATAAACCTTGAGGACATAGCCTCGCCGAAGTGCTTCTACATCCTCGACAGGCTGAGGAAGGAACTCGATATCCCGGTCTTCCACGACGACCAGCAGGGAACCGCGAGCGTCGTTCTGGCGGGCTTAATCAACGCCCTCAAGGTAGTCGGCAAGAAGCTTGACGAGATAAGCGTTGCGCTCTTTGGGGCCGGTTCTGCCGGCTTCGCGACGCTCAGATTAATCGTCAAAGCCGGCGTCAAGCCTGAAAACGTCCGCGTCGTCGAGCTGATTGACGGGGAGCCGAGGATTCTAACACAGGATTTGCCCCTTGAGGAGCTGTTCCCGTACAGGGGCGAACTCCTCGCGAAGACCAACGGCGATGGGATTGAGGGAGGCCCGGCAGAGGCGCTCAGGGGAGCTGACGTTTTAATCTCATTCACGAGGCCGGGGCCGGGCGTCATAAAGCCCGAGTGGATAAGGCTGATGGCCGACGACGCGATAGTCTTTCCCCTCGCCAATCCCGTTCCGGAGATACTGCCGGAAGATGCTAAAAAGGCCGGCGCGAGGATTGTGGCAACGGGGAGGAGCGACTATCCCAACCAGATAAACAACCTCCTCGGCTTTCCGGCGATTTTCAGGGGTGCTTTGGACGTCAGGGCCAGGACGATAACGGACGGCATGATAATAGAGGCCTCAAAGGCCATGGCCTCGGTTATAGAGCCGAGCGAGGAGGAGATAATCCCGTCACCCTTCCACCCTGACGTTCACCCCGCTGTGGCTAAGGCTGTGGCGGAAGAAGCGATGAAAGAGGGCGTTGCGAGGGTTCACGTTAATCCGGAGGAGGTCGCGGAGAGGCTAAGGAAGTGGCGGGAGTTCTACTCCCGGTTCGTAGTCCCAATGAACGAGGAACGGAGGGCCTACCGGTAG
- a CDS encoding signal peptidase I, whose translation MEEWKKEVAWFLVAIVVVFGIQAGLKVALHTSSPLVIVVSGSMEPVFYRGDVVLLKGVTNPDQIKVGDVIVYKRPGYEYPIIHRVRYIYTVKIDGKQEKCFVTWGDNNPVPDPPYPTPDGLLEVQLPDGYVAGCAPAYAVEAKAELVIPKIGLIPLWIRDAIGLGG comes from the coding sequence ATGGAGGAGTGGAAGAAGGAAGTAGCGTGGTTTTTGGTGGCAATCGTCGTCGTCTTTGGAATACAGGCAGGTCTCAAAGTGGCCCTTCACACGAGTTCCCCGCTCGTCATCGTCGTCAGCGGTTCGATGGAGCCCGTCTTTTACAGGGGAGACGTAGTTCTCCTCAAGGGGGTTACCAACCCCGACCAGATAAAGGTCGGCGACGTGATAGTCTACAAGCGTCCCGGCTACGAGTACCCGATAATTCACCGCGTCCGCTACATATACACCGTTAAAATCGATGGGAAGCAGGAGAAATGCTTCGTGACCTGGGGGGACAACAATCCCGTTCCGGACCCACCTTACCCAACCCCCGACGGCCTGCTCGAGGTTCAGCTTCCTGACGGTTACGTGGCCGGCTGTGCTCCGGCTTATGCTGTCGAGGCCAAAGCCGAGCTCGTCATCCCCAAGATTGGCCTAATCCCTCTCTGGATTCGCGACGCAATCGGTCTGGGGGGATGA
- a CDS encoding DUF531 domain-containing protein codes for MLTLALYNTYDVRKLHEAHLRAIARSAPIAYAYGFHLALIGFPLDGKPLDVAGEVSEHTTIGEGGRYLIELARGNRFHLLDFPKKGFPPQFGVPVATTRKPSEEKEITPLELAERALNGERFLLLIGLGRHGLPKETFKLARHHMDVTGKRVSLETCTAIGAIAVRVATYMEALKWRSGRRK; via the coding sequence ATGCTGACTCTGGCCCTTTACAACACCTATGACGTTAGAAAGCTCCACGAAGCTCACCTGCGCGCAATAGCCCGTTCAGCTCCGATAGCGTACGCCTACGGCTTTCATCTGGCCCTAATCGGATTCCCTCTCGATGGAAAGCCCCTCGACGTTGCCGGGGAGGTCAGCGAGCACACGACGATAGGGGAGGGGGGCAGGTACCTCATCGAACTCGCCAGGGGGAACCGCTTCCACCTCCTTGACTTTCCGAAGAAAGGCTTTCCCCCGCAGTTCGGTGTTCCAGTTGCCACGACGAGAAAGCCCTCGGAGGAAAAAGAAATCACGCCCCTTGAACTTGCTGAACGGGCCCTCAACGGCGAACGTTTTCTTCTCCTTATAGGACTCGGCCGGCACGGACTGCCGAAGGAAACCTTTAAGTTGGCCCGACATCATATGGACGTCACGGGAAAGAGGGTCAGCCTCGAAACCTGTACCGCTATAGGTGCGATAGCCGTTAGAGTTGCCACCTACATGGAGGCCTTGAAATGGAGGAGTGGAAGAAGGAAGTAG
- a CDS encoding dipeptidase, with the protein MIFDAHSDLPTYVYDERKAGKTRVLEENWHFFNGWISSRVMAIWTRPDRRKDATTYGFEVLNAFLKDVEESERFELVRNVEEMRKTIEDGRVALWLGLEGGEPIGESLDLLEVFHRLGLRVLTLTWSLRNAIGDGVFERTNGGLTNFGVEVVGKAEELGIVIDLSHINEAGFWDALSVTSFPVIASHSNAKKLCDHPRNLTDEQLKAIAERDGVVGAVAIPGFVDREKPTLEKYVEHIAYMADLIGYKHVGLGFDFVYYLSGWSGKSVEGFENESKIPALIEKLRENFSEKEVEAIAFRNFERVFERVT; encoded by the coding sequence ATGATTTTCGATGCACACTCGGATTTGCCAACCTACGTTTACGACGAGAGAAAGGCCGGGAAAACGCGCGTCCTCGAGGAGAACTGGCACTTCTTCAACGGATGGATTAGTTCCAGGGTTATGGCCATATGGACGAGGCCCGACAGGCGAAAGGACGCGACCACTTACGGTTTCGAGGTCCTGAACGCTTTTCTCAAGGATGTCGAGGAGAGCGAGCGCTTCGAGCTCGTGAGGAACGTTGAGGAGATGAGAAAAACCATAGAGGACGGAAGGGTCGCCCTCTGGCTCGGCCTCGAAGGGGGAGAGCCGATAGGCGAGAGCCTCGACCTGCTGGAGGTCTTCCACCGCCTAGGGCTCCGCGTTCTGACGCTTACCTGGAGCCTCAGAAACGCGATAGGCGACGGCGTCTTTGAGAGAACGAACGGAGGCCTCACCAACTTCGGTGTTGAAGTCGTCGGCAAGGCCGAGGAGCTTGGAATAGTCATAGACCTCAGCCACATAAACGAGGCCGGATTCTGGGACGCGCTGAGCGTTACCTCGTTCCCGGTCATAGCGTCGCACTCCAACGCGAAAAAGCTCTGCGACCACCCGAGGAACCTAACCGATGAGCAGTTGAAGGCGATAGCCGAGAGGGACGGCGTTGTTGGTGCCGTCGCCATACCGGGCTTCGTGGATAGGGAGAAGCCGACGCTGGAAAAGTACGTCGAGCACATAGCTTACATGGCCGACCTCATCGGATACAAACACGTGGGACTCGGCTTTGACTTCGTCTACTACCTTAGCGGATGGAGCGGAAAGAGCGTTGAGGGATTTGAGAACGAGTCGAAGATTCCCGCGCTCATTGAAAAGCTGAGGGAGAACTTCAGCGAGAAAGAGGTGGAAGCGATAGCTTTCAGGAACTTTGAGAGGGTGTTTGAGAGGGTAACCTAA
- a CDS encoding RAD55 family ATPase: protein MRAGERVRTGIPGFDELIEGGFVPGKAYLVTGPPGSGKTTFAMQFLVEGAKNGERVAYISLVHNPEEVLKDFERFDPDVRDHIAHGNLILYDLGRELWGSTAKPPQWSSVMFRIKDLAREAKISRLAIDPLTAIDFPTTDPAEKRAELATFLRTIEDLGITSVLVAELTELDRYTEEHYLVDGVIMLHYYLDGVKMVRAIQVLKMRRTNHETRMYRVEFGPRGLSVRGPLI, encoded by the coding sequence ATGAGGGCCGGCGAGCGGGTTCGCACCGGAATCCCTGGCTTTGATGAACTTATCGAGGGTGGCTTCGTTCCTGGAAAGGCTTACCTCGTCACAGGTCCTCCCGGGAGCGGGAAGACCACATTCGCCATGCAGTTCCTCGTTGAAGGGGCCAAGAACGGTGAGAGGGTCGCGTACATTTCTCTCGTCCACAACCCCGAGGAAGTTTTGAAGGACTTCGAGCGCTTTGACCCCGACGTCAGGGACCACATCGCCCACGGAAACCTAATCCTCTACGATTTGGGGCGGGAACTCTGGGGTTCCACCGCCAAACCGCCCCAGTGGAGTAGCGTTATGTTCCGTATCAAAGACCTCGCGAGGGAAGCGAAGATTTCACGCCTTGCCATAGACCCACTGACCGCCATAGACTTCCCAACAACAGACCCCGCCGAGAAGAGGGCCGAGCTGGCGACGTTCCTCCGAACCATTGAGGACCTCGGCATAACGAGCGTTCTCGTTGCCGAACTGACTGAGCTCGACCGCTACACCGAGGAGCACTACCTCGTCGATGGTGTCATAATGCTTCACTACTACCTTGACGGGGTTAAGATGGTCCGCGCCATTCAGGTTCTCAAGATGCGCAGGACGAACCACGAGACGAGGATGTACCGCGTCGAGTTCGGTCCTCGCGGGCTCTCGGTGAGGGGGCCACTCATATGA